Proteins from a genomic interval of Numida meleagris isolate 19003 breed g44 Domestic line unplaced genomic scaffold, NumMel1.0 unplaced_Scaffold665, whole genome shotgun sequence:
- the LOC110391950 gene encoding T-cell-interacting, activating receptor on myeloid cells protein 1-like — protein sequence LVSPVQVPQPSLSLHPSQGVSLGDTVTLRCHLPSPVARVMLYQNRQWRTKKEKEKGQTTVEFSFLNTRRTDMGMYQCQYRVLDPPGTSEQSDPVELLVTDHTFPPPGISLSPDEHVRTGTNVTIQCWNQGYRGTIFLHKDGHSASVKRQDPDGGGMATFTLFPVTPADAGTYRCSYRPAGSYFLSSPLGDNVTLKVTPGPVHPGGTEQLHGNMLAAVAGGCAATLVFILILFFLHAARRCRMWTDESHDAGAPRMPEVVHLQVSVCVSQPQIPICPLRPQAQLGNHNPCPWGAHKTSSPKWLTTTSCAPPNPAHGKHPICTMGAVWGPHLSPQTPWCPPSPKQPTDPMATLTSRNRTPTLPMVSSV from the exons cTGGTGTCCCCTGTCCAAGTGCCCCAACCCTCCCTGTCgctgcaccccagccagggggtgtccctgggggacactgtcaCCCTGCGGTGCCACCTGCCCAGCCCTGTTGCCCGGGTCATGCTCTACCAGAACAGACAATGGAGAAccaagaaggagaaggagaaggggcAGACCACAGTGGAGTTCTCCTTTCTTAACACAAGGAGGACAGACATGGGGATGTATCAGTGCCAATATCGGGTGTTGGATCCACCTGGAACATCAGAGCAGAGTGACCCCGTGGAACTGctggtgacag ATCACACTTTCCCCCCACCTGGCATTTCCCTGAGCCCTGACGAACACGTGAGAACTGGGACCAATGTCACAATCCAGTGCTGGAACCAGGGTTATCGGGGCACCATCTTCCTGCACAAGGACGGGCACTCAGCCTCTGTTAAGCGCCAGGACCCCGATGGTGGGGGCATGGCCACTTTCACCCTCTTTCCAGTGACGCCAGCAGATGCTGGCACCTATAGGTGCTCCTACCGCCCCGCGGGATCCTACTTTTTGTCCTCACCCCTTGGGGACAACGTGACACTGAAGGTGACACCCGGACCTGTGCACCCAG GTGGCACGGAGCAGCTGCATGGGAACATGTTGGCAGCAGTGGcggggggctgtgctgccaccCTCGTGttcatcctcatcctcttcttcctccacGCTGCCCGCAGATGCCGGATGTGGACAGACGAGAGCCATG ATGCAGGTGCCCCCAGAATGCCCGAGGTCGTGCATCTCCAGGTCAGTGTCTGTGTCAgccaaccccaaatcccaatcTGCCCCTTGCGTCCCCAAGCCCAACTCGGGAACCACAATCCCTGCCCTTGGGGAGCCCACAAGACCTCCAGCCCCAAGTGGCTTACCACAACTTCATGTGCACCCCCAAATCCAGCCCATGGGAAACACCCAATCTGCACCATGGGGGCTGTTTGGGGCCCACATTTAAGCCCCCAAACACCCTGGTGCCCACCGAGCCCC